AAGTCGTGTATCGGGCGTTTGAAGGGATCGGGGGCATGGTGTTCACCTTGACCAAGCGGGCCGGCCGGCAGACGCTTTCGGCCGAAGACCTGCTGTCGCTGGCGATCCAGCGGCGGTACTTCGATCCGGTTTCCGTCTTTTGCCCTCAGCATGGTGAACAACTGCAGCGCGACGATGCAATGTGCCAGGTTTTACGCCAGACGATGGCTAAATAGCCGCGTCGGCGCAATGGGGGCGAAGGCTGTGTTGGCGGGCGTCTATTGCGGGAAAGTTGACCGGCGATTTCCGATCGATTACGCTTTCTGAGCGTGCTGTTCTCCCGCCTGCCACCCGGCACGTGACCGATCTTGCCACTGTCTAAGCTGTCCATGACCACCCCAATCACTCGGGACCGACAAGTGGCCGGCGGATATCAAGCAAGTTCTGCCGCGTTTTCCCTGCCCTCGTGCTCTGACTCACTCTCTCTCCCTCTGATAGGTACTTCTGATGCGAATGCTGAGCCTGATCTGTTTCTTGACCAGCTTGATGCTCCCGATGAGCCAAGTTCGCGCTGAATCCAACTCCAGCTCGTCAGATCGAAAAAAAGTGGTCTTCATTTCAGGACCGCCGAGCCATGGCTATGGGGCGCACGAGCACTACGCGGGATCTCTGTTGCTTGCCAATACGCTCAAAGAGGCGATGCCAAATTTTGATGTCGAAGTCATCAAGCACGGATGGCCCAGCGAAGGCGTCAAAGCACTCGAAGGGGCCGACACGATCGTTGTCTATTGCGACGGTGGTAAACGTCATTTGTTGAATCCGCACATCGACGAACTTGACCCGCTGATGAAAAAGGGGGTAGGCCTCGTTTGTGTTCACTACGGCGTCGAGACACCCGCCGGAAAGACCGGAGACGCATTCTTGGATTGGATCGGTGGCTATTTTGAAGCGGGTTGGTCGGTCAATCCGCACTGGGTTGCCAAATACGAAACGTTTCCGGACCATCCGATCAGCCGCGGTGTCAAACCGTTTGCGATCAATGATGAATGGTACTATCACATGCGGTTTCGCGAGGGGATGAAAGGCGTCACCCCGATTTTGTCGGCGCTGCCGCCCGAAGACACACTTCGCCGCCCTGACGGACCCCACAGCGGTAATCCCGCGGTTCGCAAAGCGATCGCAAACAAGGAAGTCCAGCATATGGCGTGGGCTGCCGAACGTGACGGCGGCGGCCGCGGATTCGGTTTTACCGGAGGCCATTTTCACTGGAATTGGGGCGACGAGAGCTTTCGCAAAGTGATGCTCAACGCGATCGTCTGGACCGCACACGGCGAAGTGCCCGAACACGGTGTCACCACCAGCAACCCGTCGCAGGACGAGCTCGAAGCGAACCAAGACGAGCCAAAGCCGGCCGCAAAAGCCGACGCCAAGACGAAAAAAAAAAGTCTGACAGGCCAGCCGCGATCAAACGATCGCAAGCCAACGCGGTAGCCAGCCGTTCTGTAAAACCGATCTTCAAAAGCTCACCGGTTTCGAAACGGACTCCGGGACATGCCGTTGCGATCGATGTCCCTCTCGGTGCCGCGAAACAGCTGTACCTTGTCGTTACCGACGCTGGAAATGGATTCTCTTGTGACTGGGCGGACTGGGCCGAACCCCGCTTGGTCGGACCGAAGGGTGAAAAGAAATTAACCGATCTGCAGTGGAAAGACGCATCGGCTCAGTGGGGCAAGGTCCGCGTCAATAAAAACGCAGGCGGCGGACCGCTAAAGATCGCGGGTAATGCGGTCACCTATGGGATCGGCACCCACGCCAATTCGCTGATCGCGTTTGATCTGCCCGAGGGCTACGACCGCTTCGTTGCCACAGGCGGGTTGGACAACGGTGGAACCGATCAAAGTGGTGGCGACGCTGCGGAAGTTGAATTTCTCGTCTACACCGCCAAGCCGGCACTGCCGACCAAGGGGCGTAACGAAGCGTCAGGATCGCATGAGGTGGCCGACGCCCTGGACGGTTTGGATGTCGGCGATGGTTTGGCGGCGACGTTGTTCGCGGCCGAACCACAACTGCTAAGCCCATCGAACATCGACATCGATCATCGCGGCCGCGTTTGGGTTTGTGAAATCGTTAACTACCGTCGTCACAAAGGAAAACGTGCCGAAGGAGACCGGATCTTGATTCTCGAAGATTCCGACGGCGATGGGCAAGCCGATACGGAAACGGTGTTCTACCAAGGCACCGATATCGATTCGCCTCATGGGGTTTGTGTGCTCGGCGATAAAGTCATCGTGTCGGCGGGTGACAAAGTTCTGCTGTTTACCGATTCGGACGGTGACGACAAACCGGACGACAAGCAGGTCTTGTTCAGCGGCATTTCCGGAACCCAACACGACCACGGCATCCATGCGTTTACGTTTGGACCCGACGGCAAGTTGTATTTCAACTTTGGGAATGCTGGAAACCAAATCAAAGACAAAGACGGCAATCCGATCATCGATGCCGCCGGAAACGAAGTCGCTGCGAAACGGCAACCCTATCAAGAGGGGATGGTGTTCCGCTGCAATCTTGATGGCAGCGAATTTGAAACGCTCGGCTGGAACTTTCGTAACAACTGGATGGTCACCGTCGACTCGTACGGATCCATTTGGCAATCCGATAACGATGACGATGGCAACAAAGGCGTGCGAATCAATTACGTGATGGAATTTGGGAACTACGGTTACAAAGACGAAAAGACAGGTGCTGGATGGCGCTCACCTCGGACGGGGATGAGCACCGCGATTCCCGAACAGCACTGGCATTTGAACGATCCAGGCGTTGTTCCGAACCTGCTGTTGACCGGCGCAGGATCGCCCACCGGGATCACGGTTTACGAAGGTGATTTGTTGCCGATGTTTCGAGGCGATTTGATTCACTGTGACGCGGGACCCAATGTCTGCCGCGGTTACCTACTGGAAAATGACGGCGCTGGTTATCGGGCCGAAATCCGTGACATCTTGACCGGTACACGCGACAAATGGTTTCGCCCGTCCGATGTAAAGGTGGCTCCCGATGGATCGTTAGTGATCGCCGATTGGTACGATCCTGGCGTCGGCGGCCACGGGATGGGGGATCTCGATCGAGGTCGCTTGTTCCGAATCGTGCCGAGTGATCACGACGGCAAATACCAAACGCCAAAGTTTGATTTCACCAACATCGACGGGGCCATCGAGGGACTCAAGAACCCGAACTACGCGGTTCGCGCGATGGCTTGGCAATCGCTGCACAAGCGAGGAGCGGATGCCGAATCGGCACTCGCGAAGCTGGCGTCGTCAAAAAATCCGATCTATCGTGCTCGCGCGTTTTGGTTGCTGGGCAAGATCGAGGGGCGTGGTGAGAAAACCGTTTCCGCAGCGATCGCGGACGATGATCCCAATATTCGCATCGTCGGCGTCCGCTTAGCGCGTCAATTGAATCACGATGTTAGTGACTACGTTCCCCGGTTGATCAAGGACGATTCATCTCAAGTACGTCGTGAATTGTTGGTCGCGCTTCGCCATACCAACGCGGCTCAAAAGGCAAATTGGTGGGCCGAGCTGGCGCTGCAACATGACGGCCACGACCGCTGGTACCTCGAAGCACTTGGATTGGCATCCGATACTGACGCGGACGCCTGTTTCGCCGCTTGGCTCGAAAAGGTGGGTGAGCATTGGGATTCGCGTGCAGGACGTGACATCGTTTGGCGAAGTCGATCCGCATTGGCACCTGCCTATCTGGCGAAACTTTTGCAAGATCCAGCCACCAGCGAAGCAGATCAAGCACGTTACCTTCGCGCACTGGATTTCCATGAGGCAACGGAGAAAGAGGAGTCGCTGAAACGTTTGGTCATTTCAGCCGCGAGTTCCACCGTTGCCGCGGGAAACCAGAAAGACAAGTTGGTGGTCGAAGCGGTTTTGCGACTTGGTGATTTCGACTTTGAAGGTAGCGGTCCAGCGAAACATTCGGTACTGCGCTATTTGCGTGCCCAGCCTGGAACGGACGCGTATTTCGATTTGTTAAGGCGTTTCAAATTCAGCGAAATGGCGGACGACTTGGTCGAGTTCAGTCTGACGCACCACGACCAAACCAGCGGTGTCCGTGCCGCGGAGATCTTGTTTTCGATGGATCGTCAATCGTTGCTGCTCGATGCAATGCAAAGCGATGACATCAAGCGGCGTGTTGCGGCGGTGACGTTGGTGGGGCATGCGGGACGCAATCAAGCCGTCTCGTTGTTGTTGCCGCTGGTTACGACGGATGGTTTGCCCAACGAAGTGCGTGTCGCGGCGCTAGAGGGAATCTCGCGACGTCCCAACGGTCGCAAAAGACTGCTCGACTTGGTCGTCACTCGAAAATTGCCAGATGACTTAAGGTTTGCAGCCGCGAACGTGCTGTTATCGACCGAAGAGGAAGCGATTCGCAACGAAGCGGCGAAATATCTAGAGCTTCCTGCGACCGCCGACAGCCAACCGTTGCCGCCGCTAGGAACGCTTGTCAAGCGACGAGGTGACGTGGCTGCCGGCGCCGAGGTGTTCCGAAAAACAGGGACGTGCATCAACTGTCACAAAGTGAATGGCGAAGGAAAGGAAGTCGGGCCGGATTTGTCCGAGATCGGCAGCAAGTTATCGCGGGAAGCGATGTACGTTTCGATTCTGGACCCCAGCGCGGCGGTCAGTCACAACTTCGAAACCTACAGCCTGCTCACTGACGACGGTTCGGCGATCACCGGATTGTTGGTCAGCGATACCGCGGAATCGGTCACACTACGCAACGCCGAGGGGATCGATCAAACGGTCAGCAAGGATGAAATTGAAATCTTTCAAAAGCAATCCAAGTCGTTGATGCCCCAAGATCTGCAGCGATTGATGACCGCCGATCAGCTGGTCAACCTCGTCGAGTACACCCTAACGCTAACAAAAAAGTAACGTCAGCGAATCTCCCTGATCAGCCCATTGTCGCTCGGCTTTCCAAGCCGATTGCGATCATTCACTCGCAGCAAACCGCTTGATCGGCACTCTGCCGTTAGTTTCATGATTGCGAGCAGGACAAACAAATCAATCCAGAGCATCGATTCGACTCTTCCTGTCCTTACCCACGATCTCAGTCGCGATAGCGACGAAAGTACCTAGCTGCGGGCGTCAGCCCGCAGAAACGTCTTGCGGGCCTCGCTATCGCAACAAGACTTGGGCACCTCATTGTCGCTCGGCTTTCCATGCCGATTGCGTTTATTCACTCGCAGCAAACCGCTTGATCGGCACTCCGCCGTTAGTTTCATGATTGCGAGCAGGACAAACGAATCAATCCAGAGCAACGATTCGCCTCTCCCTGTCCTTTCCCACGATCTCAGTCGCGATAGCGACGGCAGCAGCGAACAAGACTTGCGGGCATCGCTATCGCAACCAGACTTGCGTAACTCATTGTCGCTCGGCTTTCCAAGCCGATTGCGTTCCTTCACTCGCAGCAAAACCGCTTCATCGGCAGTCGTTCATTGCAACCACACGTGCACCAACGGCGAGCAATCCACCACTCGCACTGCCGCATCGAATGCAACAATCCGCGTGCCCAGGCGAACGCAAGTCAGCAGCGTTACCCGTCGACGCTCAACCCCCATCGCAATTCGCCTCGTTTCTTAACCCTAAACTTCCCTCGAATGTCTGCCGATCAAGCGAAGCTTGCTCAAACCGGATCAAGAGCAACAGTTACAGTCCCAAGATCTCGAGCCCCGGTATCACCTCGACGATGAAGCGACCAGGATTTGTGACGCTATCGATTCCGCCGGAGGAGCAGTGGAGCGACTCACTTCGCTGGCTCACAAGAGAACAGCAAGAGCGGTTTGCCACCGCAGAATTTTTCACAATGCTACAAATGCATATCACCGGTCGGTATTTGAAGCTCCCCCAACGCTCGCCACCGAAGTAAGCGGTTGCTGATTGTTGCAACGGCAAGCTTCGGAAAAGACCGTCGTGATCGCATACAAGCTGGCTGCGGTTTCGCAACGAGGGCAACGGGGAACTGGAAATCCATTCCACAAGCCGAACGAAATTTGCAGCAACCAGCAGTACCTCGTCATCAAAAATGGATTAAAATCAAGGAAATCGAAAACGAGACTCCAGCGTGGAGTCTCCTCCCCATCAAGTACGACACCGAGTCGTACATAACTCCGTTGTCCGCCGCAGGTCAAACGATGGCAAACTTAATCATCGAAACATCGCCGACGATTAACTGGTACTCCGACCTGTTTCCCTTCTTTTCGATGGTTGAATCGACGATTCGCAGTCGTCGGTGGCTTTGGACTGACGTTGAGATCAACAGAAAACTACCCGTTCCCGACAATGTGTACGGCCGCTACCTGATTGATGGTGACACGCTTTACG
The window above is part of the Novipirellula caenicola genome. Proteins encoded here:
- a CDS encoding ThuA domain-containing protein, with the protein product MRMLSLICFLTSLMLPMSQVRAESNSSSSDRKKVVFISGPPSHGYGAHEHYAGSLLLANTLKEAMPNFDVEVIKHGWPSEGVKALEGADTIVVYCDGGKRHLLNPHIDELDPLMKKGVGLVCVHYGVETPAGKTGDAFLDWIGGYFEAGWSVNPHWVAKYETFPDHPISRGVKPFAINDEWYYHMRFREGMKGVTPILSALPPEDTLRRPDGPHSGNPAVRKAIANKEVQHMAWAAERDGGGRGFGFTGGHFHWNWGDESFRKVMLNAIVWTAHGEVPEHGVTTSNPSQDELEANQDEPKPAAKADAKTKKKSLTGQPRSNDRKPTR
- a CDS encoding PVC-type heme-binding CxxCH protein — translated: MVGPKGEKKLTDLQWKDASAQWGKVRVNKNAGGGPLKIAGNAVTYGIGTHANSLIAFDLPEGYDRFVATGGLDNGGTDQSGGDAAEVEFLVYTAKPALPTKGRNEASGSHEVADALDGLDVGDGLAATLFAAEPQLLSPSNIDIDHRGRVWVCEIVNYRRHKGKRAEGDRILILEDSDGDGQADTETVFYQGTDIDSPHGVCVLGDKVIVSAGDKVLLFTDSDGDDKPDDKQVLFSGISGTQHDHGIHAFTFGPDGKLYFNFGNAGNQIKDKDGNPIIDAAGNEVAAKRQPYQEGMVFRCNLDGSEFETLGWNFRNNWMVTVDSYGSIWQSDNDDDGNKGVRINYVMEFGNYGYKDEKTGAGWRSPRTGMSTAIPEQHWHLNDPGVVPNLLLTGAGSPTGITVYEGDLLPMFRGDLIHCDAGPNVCRGYLLENDGAGYRAEIRDILTGTRDKWFRPSDVKVAPDGSLVIADWYDPGVGGHGMGDLDRGRLFRIVPSDHDGKYQTPKFDFTNIDGAIEGLKNPNYAVRAMAWQSLHKRGADAESALAKLASSKNPIYRARAFWLLGKIEGRGEKTVSAAIADDDPNIRIVGVRLARQLNHDVSDYVPRLIKDDSSQVRRELLVALRHTNAAQKANWWAELALQHDGHDRWYLEALGLASDTDADACFAAWLEKVGEHWDSRAGRDIVWRSRSALAPAYLAKLLQDPATSEADQARYLRALDFHEATEKEESLKRLVISAASSTVAAGNQKDKLVVEAVLRLGDFDFEGSGPAKHSVLRYLRAQPGTDAYFDLLRRFKFSEMADDLVEFSLTHHDQTSGVRAAEILFSMDRQSLLLDAMQSDDIKRRVAAVTLVGHAGRNQAVSLLLPLVTTDGLPNEVRVAALEGISRRPNGRKRLLDLVVTRKLPDDLRFAAANVLLSTEEEAIRNEAAKYLELPATADSQPLPPLGTLVKRRGDVAAGAEVFRKTGTCINCHKVNGEGKEVGPDLSEIGSKLSREAMYVSILDPSAAVSHNFETYSLLTDDGSAITGLLVSDTAESVTLRNAEGIDQTVSKDEIEIFQKQSKSLMPQDLQRLMTADQLVNLVEYTLTLTKK